From the genome of Flavobacteriales bacterium:
TTGGTTTCATGGCAAAAAAATAGTCCCGGGTTCTCCGAGACTATCAATTAAGTTTTATATTATTCGTTAAGCTTTTACTTTAGCCAACGCTGGAATCTTATACTGCATTAATTCAAATGCTCCAAAAAATGCCGTAACGTAAATCAAATCACCTAAAACAGCATGTCTGAAAAAAGGAATACCTGCAGCATAACATGCGCTTAATCCCTCTAATGTCATTGGGTATAATGTGCCACCCATCCAAGTTCCTAAATTTGTAAGAATAAAAAATGACAGTGAGCCAGCAAGAGCTCCACCTATTACACTAACAGCTTTTATGTTCTTACCTACTTTAGAACCTAAGAATACAATTAAAGCAAATCCAGCATATACATAGTACATCCCAGAATAAAATCCTCCATGTTCAAAATGGCCTAGTTGGTGAGCGATTTCCAATACTCCGTCACTAAGTAGTAGTGAACCTAGCGGTAATAAATAAGCAAGCGTTCTATTCTTTAAATATGCACCTGCAAATAATGCCATAGCCGCAACTGGTGTAAAATTCCAAGGATGATCCAAAAATCTACTAAACGCAACTAATAGGATAAAGAATCCAATAAATGTATTTCGCTTACTCATTATTTCATTTTTCATATTGCAGTGAATTATTGATTCTTAAAATTACAATTTTTTCGTGGACTTGATTTATTTAAAAGCAAAATTGCCCGGTATAATACCTGAAGGAAAAGAGTTAATCATGCTACCCGATTCTCCATCATGCACATAAATTGTCCCCGATTGAACATAATCTACCGCATCGGCAAGATATACATCACCGCTTACCGGGTCTACGCCCAATCCATAAAAAAGATGCCCTTCGCTAGAAATGGTTTCCACTTGAGGTAATTCTAAATCATAAATAGACATTTTGAATACACCTCCGTTTAAGAAATACAGCATATTCCCTTCACCATTAATAACTAGTTTATTGGGTGACATTGATAAAGAATTAAACGTAAATTCTCTAATTACTTTGTCTAACAAAGGATCTATTTGAACGAGTTTAGGCAACTCTTCTTGGTATCCTCCACTCGATAATATCCATAATTTATTGTCCTTATCGAGAACGATACTTCCTGGGCTACGCTGTAGTTCCAACGAAGAAAGTACAGCATCTGAATTGGCATCTACAATGTATAAACGATCTCCAGAGATTGACGAAGTATCTACATTTGTTATATAGACTTTATCGTTCGTCATTTCCATTTCTTCCGTAAACCCCTCTATGTCAACCTGCCCAATAACTTGATACGTTTCCGGATTAAAAATGGCAACATAATCAGCATACAGGTCTGTAACATAAGCCTTTGCAGAATCGATTATTTGAATATACCGTGGAGCGACAAGGCCATCAATTGTCCCCAATAACTCGAACGTATTTAAATCAACTACTTCTATCCTATTCGAATTATTTACAACGATGTACCCTTTTCCGTTATATACCTCCATACTTTGAGCAATATCACCAAGAGACCTTCCATTTACTCCTTTAAATACTTCTTGAGTAACCTCATTCGTTTTTACACTGTAATGAGTAATTGAAGAATTACCCCATTGAAAATTGCCTTCATTTATTATAAATACAGATTCTGTTGTATCGATTAAAGAATAATCTTTGCTATTCACATTAACCGGTCCTATACCTTCTTTTTCGCAAGAGTAAAGCCCAAGCAATATAAATACACCTATATAACCCGTTATTTTCATTCCTCTTTCTTGTTTTGCTTGAGCCAATAAACTCCTAGAGATATCCCATAGTATCTCCCAGGCATCGGACGATATGGGATAGTTTGGTACTGAGCATTCAAAATATTGTAAACCCTAAATTTAATATCGAACTTAAAATTCTTCGATTTTAAAACAGTACCTGTTACTATATT
Proteins encoded in this window:
- a CDS encoding YncE family protein, producing the protein MKITGYIGVFILLGLYSCEKEGIGPVNVNSKDYSLIDTTESVFIINEGNFQWGNSSITHYSVKTNEVTQEVFKGVNGRSLGDIAQSMEVYNGKGYIVVNNSNRIEVVDLNTFELLGTIDGLVAPRYIQIIDSAKAYVTDLYADYVAIFNPETYQVIGQVDIEGFTEEMEMTNDKVYITNVDTSSISGDRLYIVDANSDAVLSSLELQRSPGSIVLDKDNKLWILSSGGYQEELPKLVQIDPLLDKVIREFTFNSLSMSPNKLVINGEGNMLYFLNGGVFKMSIYDLELPQVETISSEGHLFYGLGVDPVSGDVYLADAVDYVQSGTIYVHDGESGSMINSFPSGIIPGNFAFK